Proteins encoded within one genomic window of Methanobacteriales archaeon HGW-Methanobacteriales-1:
- a CDS encoding rubredoxin, which translates to MKRYKCKLCGYIYDPEKGEPRSNIEPGTSFEDLPANWKCPSCGAPKRMFVALKN; encoded by the coding sequence TTGAAAAGATACAAATGTAAATTATGTGGCTATATATATGACCCCGAAAAAGGGGAACCCAGATCGAATATTGAACCTGGAACCTCTTTTGAAGATTTACCTGCTAATTGGAAGTGCCCATCTTGTGGAGCACCCAAAAGAATGTTTGTTGCTTTAAAAAACTAG
- a CDS encoding rubredoxin yields the protein MRYKCRVCKYIYDPESGEVRSDVGPGTEFDQLPDDWHCPKCGAGKLRFLPIK from the coding sequence ATGAGATATAAATGTCGAGTTTGTAAATATATTTATGATCCTGAATCTGGAGAAGTTCGTTCTGATGTTGGGCCTGGAACTGAATTTGACCAACTTCCTGATGATTGGCACTGCCCTAAATGTGGCGCGGGAAAATTAAGGTTCTTACCGATTAAATAA